The genome window CAGTTTCAATGTTGGCTCTAATAGCAACGTTATCGGAAACTTCTCTTTATCTTACAAGATAAATAAACACTTTTCAGTTATTGGTCGTTACCAGTATAAATGGTTGGGCTCACAGATGACTGTTAGCCCCTTGGTGGAAGACGATAGTACTTCATTTTTCTTTATTGGCATTAGCAGCCAGTTTGGGTCAAACTAAAATGAAGAACTTAGGCCTAATGTCACTTATCCTGCTACTGCCATTATTGTTGCTAACACTGGCAAACGCACCAGTACAAGCGGCTGAAGCAAACATATCAATTACCCCACAAAGCTGTATGGCAAAAAGTGGCTGGTGTGAAACCGAGTTGCAAATAACTTGGCAAATGAGTGAAGAAAGCTCGGTTTGTATTAAAATAGAACACCATAAAAAACGTTATTGTTTTGACAAAGGGCAAGCGCATAAATTGCGCGTACCAGTAAAAATTGAAGGCCCCATTAAAATAGTTTTGCTGCATGGCACTAGCGAGCATGTATTGGCAACTGAAGTGTTGAATGTATTTGTTAGTGAATACAAAAAACGCAAAAGGCAGCGCCATGCCTGGAGCATAATATTATGAGCAATATAAAGCATGTGGTATTGATTGAAGACGACACCATGTTAGCCGACTTAACCCAAAGTTTCTTGCAGCAGCACAACTATAAGGTATCGGTATTTAACAGCGGTATTGCCTT of Thalassotalea fonticola contains these proteins:
- a CDS encoding DUF3019 domain-containing protein — encoded protein: MKNLGLMSLILLLPLLLLTLANAPVQAAEANISITPQSCMAKSGWCETELQITWQMSEESSVCIKIEHHKKRYCFDKGQAHKLRVPVKIEGPIKIVLLHGTSEHVLATEVLNVFVSEYKKRKRQRHAWSIIL